One genomic window of Manihot esculenta cultivar AM560-2 chromosome 16, M.esculenta_v8, whole genome shotgun sequence includes the following:
- the LOC110602889 gene encoding VQ motif-containing protein 4 produces MEILPNHQENHNPQSLLPSPDSHSSGSSTSGSSNGNGNGNGNGSSTTTTNNGFHTNQLPHPSPKPITRSESANPYPTTFVQADTSSFKQVVQMLTGSPKPTNTAAVAAVSQPDLLPKSHSHNIPPIKSIPKKNQSPGFKLYERRNSLKHLKINPLNPIFAPPSSVFSPRKPEILSPSILDFPALVLSPVTPLIPDPFDRSGAANYSNCYNPMNNPNRNHNNDSVNGNLLDADAEEKAIKEKGFYFHPSPATTPREAEPRLLHLFPVTSPSVSGSSNPSS; encoded by the coding sequence ATGGAAATCTTACCAAATCACCAAGAAAATCACAACCCTCAGTCTCTCCTTCCCTCCCCTGACAGCCACAGCAGCGGCAGCAGCACCAGTGGCAGCAGCAACGGCAACGGCAACGGCAACGGCAACGGGAGCTCCACCACCACTACCAATAATGGATTCCACACCAATCAGCTTCCACATCCCTCACCCAAACCCATCACCAGATCCGAGTCCGCTAACCCTTACCCAACCACTTTCGTCCAAGCAGATACCTCCTCCTTCAAACAAGTCGTCCAAATGTTGACCGGATCCCCTAAACCTACCAACACTGCCGCCGTCGCCGCAGTCTCCCAACCAGACCTATTACCTAAATCCCACTCCCATAATATCCCTCCCATCAAATCCATACCAAAGAAGAATCAATCCCCTGGGTTCAAACTCTATGAACGGAGAAATTCCCTCAAACACCTTAAGATCAATCCTCTTAACCCAATTTTCGCTCCTCCCAGTTCCGTGTTCTCGCCTCGAAAACCTGAGATCCTTTCTCCTAGCATCCTCGATTTTCCGGCCCTCGTTCTCAGCCCAGTGACGCCCTTAATCCCTGACCCATTTGACCGATCTGGAGCAGCAAATTACAGTAACTGTTATAATCCCATGAATAACCCTAACAGAAACCATAACAATGACAGTGTGAATGGTAATTTATTAGATGCTGATGCAGAGGAGAAAGCAATCAAAGAGAAGGGTTTTTACTTCCATCCGTCTCCGGCAACTACACCACGAGAAGCGGAGCCACGGTTGTTGCATCTTTTCCCGGTCACTTCTCCTAGCGTGTCAggttcttcaaatccttcatctTGA
- the LOC110603423 gene encoding protein SMG7L: protein MDTNSPIPPKDQKEKPSLLVEVSKEEKQLLALIHAKGILHPDVQVVYKKICSSYEKTILNDLEVAELQDVEYSLWKLHYRHIDEFRKRIKKSSGNEEAIKSVAMQCVAAAKRSDDNHVEGFKLFLSEATRFYQNLIIKIKRYYGLPEDFLFHRSGGKLSSVEPKKMQKLQFLCHRFLVCLGDLARYREQCEKSDIQNQNWSVAVTHYLEATKIWPHSGNPQNQLAVLATYVGDEFLALYHCIRSLAVREPFPDAWNNLILLFERNRSSHLTFLSSDAHFDFLNPFESTIQTKYQSTNGPSNCKMVQAQDEDSRGTHLWLLFIRTISFFFIKSSLEDFPFTFASTIKELDVLMALDDVQLKAAMESYQRMDSARSGPFRNLQVVSVFIFVIENLRRSQETRDSKNKNDIQQFELAREAFTATFIFMGRLAERCLKANDLDSCPLLPALLVFSEWLASIVDEAETYGSDEKSTCAISYFFCVYLELLKQFDINKGEVEPPGSIALWEDYELRGFAPLACSHALLDFSSHWGHADSYVFGTECRAQRIINAAIKIAGRSSSNQKWICYDKSGRKFYLPESNKFANKKETEKVESCGTVEVKVSDQHIHKMTQETEKIEEKPTNSHAISKSVAIEEEEVILFKPLTRYNSAPLYSAIAGNGQTSLEDTVDQMVPGDDCLRRATSLLIAQNQVQGESLAFHSDLTNFRHNPPSQHPDPHVRDAAPFPFSESSISSSGPLSFSNSISAGPPSLNAWVFNRSSLSNDGVKGKREMKKMMPIEEVASASLDDLSIDDAENSVISLGHEAVTMHSSSPAYSAPLPSAPFLPDDSIWFNGIQSTFSDYNGLGNINRTNNFFDASQVSDYSNWTGSHQPIDYGLGIPGLVDGYPPTHRMTSSEWLRQYRENQILQRTTSQTWPVHSYAAMNTENFYGHDRSSSGLFAQFGAPLAANPLSYEEIPPSHSGFSPVYGNVDHRRDKLYPGYQRPSPYGCGAVNEPEPLLHYLKEKEWLLQKDPTLRGPTYMGS, encoded by the exons ATGGATACTAATTCACCTATTCCACCTAAGgatcaaaaagaaaaaccaaGTCTTCTTGTTGAG GTTTCTAAGGAAGAGAAACAGTTGTTGGCATTGATCCATGCAAAGGGTATATTGCACCCTGATGTTCAAGTTGTGTACAAAAAGATTTGCTCTAGTTATGAGAAAACCATCCTTAATGACCTTGAAGTGGCTGAACTTCAAGATGTCGAATATTCTTTGTGGAAGCTTCACTATAGGCATATTGATGAATTTCgtaaaagaatcaagaaaagCTCTGGTAATGAAGAGGCTATCAAATCTGTGGCAATGCAATGTGTAGCTGCTGCAAAGAGAAGTGATGACAATCATGTAGAGGGGTTTAAGTTATTTCTATCAGAAGCAACTAGATTTTATCAGAACTTGATCATAAAAATCAAAAGATACTATGGGCTCCCGGAAGACTTTTTGTTCCATAGAAGTGGTGGAAAACTTTCTTCTGTTGAACCGAAGAAAATGCAGAAACTGCAATTCTTGTGCCATAGATTTCTAGTTTGTCTTGGGGATCTTGCTAGATATAGAGAGCAATGTGAAAAGTCGGACATACAGAATCAGAACTGGTCAGTTGCAGTCACACATTACTTGGAAGCTACAAAGATTTGGCCACATAGTGGAAATCCCCAAAATCAG TTGGCAGTGTTGGCAACATATGTTGGTGACGAGTTCCTAGCGCTGTACCACTGCATAAGAAGTTTGGCTGTTAGGGAGCCTTTCCCGGATGCATGGAATAACCTTATTTTGTTGTTTGAAAGA AACAGGTCATCTCATTTAACTTTCCTTTCTTCTGATGCCCACTTTGACTTCTTAAATCCCTTTGAAAGTACTATCCAGACCAAATATCAATCAACTAATGGTCCATCAAATTGCAAGATGGTACAAGCACAGGATGAAGACTCGAGGGGGACGCATTTATGGCTTCTTTTCATTAGAACAATAAGTTTCTTCTTCATAAAATCCAG TTTGGAGGACTTCCCTTTTACTTTTGCATCTACTATAAAGGAGCTGGATGTGTTGATGGCACTAGATGATGTACAATTAAAAGCTGCAATGGAATCCTATCAGCGTATGGATTCAGCTAGGAGTGGTCCCTTTCGAAATCTTCAAGTTGTCTCTGTGTTTATTTTTGTCATTGAAAATCTAAGGAGGAGCCAAGAAACAAGAGATTCAAAGAACAAGAATGATATACAACAGTTTGAGTTGGCTCGAGAGGCATTCACTGCTACATTCATTTTCATGGGACGCCTTGCTGAAAGATGCTTGAAGGCAAATGACTTGGACTCTTGTCCCCTTTTACCAGCTTTACTTGTGTTTTCAGAGTGGCTGGCGAGCATTGTTGATGAAGCAGAAACATATGGATCTGATGAAAAAAGTACATGTGCtatatcttattttttttgCGTTTACCTTGAACTTCTGAAGCAATTTGATATTAACAAGGGTGAAGTCGAGCCTCCAGGCAGCATCGCTCTTTGGGAAGACTATGAGCTGAGGGGCTTTGCACCATTGGCTTGTTCGCATGCGCTGTTAGATTTTTCAAGTCACTGGGGACATGCAGACAGTTATGTGTTTGGAACTGAATGTCGTGCTCAGCGCATTATTAATGCTGCAATTAAGATTGCAGGAAGATCAAGTAGCAATCAGAAGTGGATCTGCTATGATAAATCtggaagaaaattttatttacctGAGTCGAATAAATTTGCAAACAAGAAAGAAACAGAAAAGGTGGAGTCCTGTGGTACTGTGGAAGTGAAAGTGTCTGATCAGCATATTCACAAAATGACACAGGAAACTGAGAAGATTGAGGAGAAACCAACTAACTCTCATGCAATTAGCAAGTCTGTTGCCATAGAGGAGGAAGAAGTCATTCTCTTCAAGCCTCTCACAAGATACAATTCTGCACCACTTTATAGTGCTATTGCAGGTAATGGTCAAACGAGTCTGGAAGATACAGTGGACCAGATGGTGCCTGGTGATGATTGCTTGCGACGTGCAACATCATTGCTAATAGCACAGAACCAGGTCCAGGGTGAATCGTTGGCATTCCATTCAGATCTTACTAATTTCAGGCACAACCCCCCATCGCAACATCCGGACCCTCATGTAAGGGATGCAGCACCATTCCCATTTTCAGAATCCTCTATATCTTCTTCTGGGCCTctttctttcagcaactccatCTCTGCCGGGCCACCCTCACTCAATGCTTGGGTCTTCAATAGAAGTAGTTTGAGCAATGATGGAGTGAAAGGGAAGAGAGAGATGAAAAAAATGATGCCTATTGAGGAAGTAGCATCTGCATCCCTTGATGATCTCTCCATTGATGATGCTGAGAATTCTGTCATTAGTTTAGGGCATGAAGCTGTGACAATGCATAGCTCTTCTCCTGCTTATTCAGCTCCATTGCCTTCTGCTCCATTCTTGCCTGATGACTCTATTTGGTTTAATGGCATTCAGTCTACCTTCTCTGACTACAACGGCTTAGGAAACATCAACAGAACAAACAATTTCTTTGATGCATCACAAGTGAGCGACTATTCAAATTGGACAGGTTCTCATCAGCCAATTGATTATGGTCTTGGTATCCCTGGTTTAGTGGACGGATATCCACCAACGCATCGAATGACTTCATCCGAATGGCTTCGCCAGTACAGAGAAAATCAAATTCTTCAGCGGACCACAAGTCAAACATGGCCAGTGCATTCTTATGCTGCTATGAACACTGAAAACTTCTATGGTCATGATAGGTCCAGTTCTGGTCTTTTTGCTCAATTTGGAGCTCCTTTGGCTGCTAATCCATTGAGTTATGAAGAGATCCCACCATCACATTCAGgtttttctcctgtttatggcaaTGTTGACCACAGAAGGGACAAGCTCTATCCTGGTTATCAAAGACCAAGCCCTTATGGGTGTGGTGCTGTGAatgaacctgagccacttttgCACTATCTCAAGGAGAAAGAATGGCTTCTCCAGAAAGATCCAACCTTGAGAGGTCCTACATATATGGGAagttga